Proteins found in one Brassica napus cultivar Da-Ae unplaced genomic scaffold, Da-Ae ScsIHWf_1930;HRSCAF=2574, whole genome shotgun sequence genomic segment:
- the LOC106372995 gene encoding uncharacterized protein LOC106372995: protein MVKKLGLKAQKHPKPYRLQWLNEEGEMRVSTQVSIPLTIGRYEDDILCDVIPMEASHILLGRPWQFDRRVIHDGFTNKHSFEFNGKRTVLETKKIQVAATEFNDYALSWWDQLVTNKRRNGEFPIETWAEMKAVMRKRFVPSHYHRDLHQKLRLLTQGSKSVEEYFQEMELLMLRACVSEDSEATMARFLGGLNREIQDRVEMQHYLEIEEMLHKAILVEQQVKRRSHARGSYGSNRYQTSKEDKPSYQKESKPQPKEEAKSSSIYNKDKGKVEATSSRARDVKCFKCQGRGHYANECTNKRVMILHANGEYESADEETEAEEDHSSEEEYVANPVAGRLLVARRTLSLQSKTEEMEQRENLFYTRCLVQGKVCSLIVDGGSCVNVASETMVKKLGLRVQKHPKPYRLQWLNEEGEMRVSTQVMVPLAIGKYEDEILCDVLPMEAGHILLGRPWQSDRREYQDVFPEDSPNGLPPVRGIEHQIDFVPGSTLPNRPAYRTNPVETKELQRQVEELMEKGHIRESMSPCAVPVLLVPKKDGSWRFIVGADGVKVDPEKVRAIQEWPIPKTISEVRSFHGLAGFYRRFVKDFSTIAAPLTEVIKKEVGFKWGEAQELAFQCLKEKLTNAPLLILPDFNKTFEIECDASGIGIGAVLMQEKRPIAYFSEKLGGATLNYATYDKELYALVRALQTWQHYLWPKEFVIHTDHESLKYLKGQNKLSKRHARWVEFIETFPYVIKYKQGKENIVADALSRRHDGFLFYDNRLCVPNCSLRDLFVRESHGGSLMGHFGIAKTLKTLQDHFFWPRMKSDVEKLCERCATCKQAKSKVQSHGLYTPLPIPYHPWNDISMDFIVGLPRTRTGKDSIFVVVDRFSKMAHFIACHKTDDALHIANLFFKEIVRLHGMPRTIVSDRDTKFLSYFWKTLWSKLGTKLLFSTTCHPQTDGQTEVVNRTLGTLLRAFIKKNLKSWEDYLPHCEFAYNHAVHSASKFSPFEIVYGFNPTSPLDLIPLPEFWVHLRKERFPNERKSKLMPRIDGPFEITKKISNNAYKIDLQDEPDLRSNPFQEGGDDMIMDQPADGDRDGEFRDEPAKEDEVLSILKGPMTRARARKLKEAIGGLIRKSLE, encoded by the exons atggtgaagaagcttggtttgaaaGCTCAAAAGCATCCTAAACCTTACCGGCTGCAATGGcttaatgaagagggcgagatgaggGTATCTACTCAGGTCTCTATACCCTTGACCATTGGGAGGTATGAAGATGACATTCTCTGTGATGTGATACCCATGGAAGCCAGCCACATACTACTGGGAAGGCCTTGGCAATTTGATAGGCGTGTCatccatgatggcttcaccaacaaacattcttttgagttCAACGGCAAGCGAACTGTCTTG gagactaagaagattcaagtagctgctaccgagttcaatgactatgcattgagctggtgggatcagttggttacaaacaagaggcgcaatggtgaatttcccattgaaacatgggcagagatgaaagctgtgatgcgcaagaggtttgtaccaagccattatcaccgtgatcttcatcaaaagctgagactgctcacacaaggatcaaagtctgtagaggaatactttcaagagatggagttgcttatgctaagagcttgtgtatctgaggacagtgaagctaccatggcacgatttcttggtggactcaaccgtgagatacaagatagagtggagatgcaacactacttggaaatagaggagatgctacacaaagctatcttggtggagcaacaagttaagagaagaagtcatgcgcgtggcagctatggttccaatagataccagacctctaaggaagataaaccgagctatcaaaaggagagcaagccacagccaaaagaagaagccaagtctagtagcatctacaacaaagataaggggaaagtggaagctacaagctcgcgtgcaagagatgtgaagtgttttaagtgccaaggacgtgggcactatgctaatgagtgtaccaacaaacgtgtgatgatccttcatgctaatggagagtatgaatctgCTGATGAGGAGACAGAGGCCGAAGAAGATCACAGTTCAGAAGAGGAGTATGTTGCCAATCCGGTCgctggaaggttgctagttgctagaagaaccttgagtcttcaaagcaagaccgaagaaatggagcaaagagagaatctcttctatactagatgtctagtgcaaggaaaggtctgtagtcttattgtggatggaggcagttgtgtcaacgttgcgagtgagactatggttaaaaagttgggtttaagggtccagaagcatcctaaaccatatagactccaatggctcaatgaagagggcgagatgagagtatctactcaggttatggttcccttagccattggtaaatatgaagatgagattctttgtgatgtgttgcctatggaagctggacacattctccttggaaggccgtggcaatcagatagacgt GAATATCAAGAtgtttttccagaagatagtcccaatggactaccaccagtgcgagggattgagcaccaaattgattttgtgcccggttctacacttcccaataggccagcatacagaaccaatccggtggagaccaaagaactacaaaggcaagtggaggaactgatggagaaagggcatatccgagagagcatgagtccttgtgctgtgccagtgctacttgtgcccaagaaagatggaagctggc gctttattgtgggtgcagatggggttaaagttgatccggagaaagtgagagcaattcaagaatggccaattccAAAAACTATAAGTGAAGTAAGGAGCTTCCACGGCCTtgctggcttctaccgacggtttgtgaaagactttagcaccatagcagccccattgactgaggtgatcaagaaagaagttggattcaaatggggagaagcacaagaacttgcctttcaatgcctaaaagagaagcttactaatgcccctcttcttatacttcctgatttcaataaaacgtttgaaattgaatgtgatgcctcaggaattggaattggtgctgttcttatgcaggagaagagacccatagcttatttcagtgagaagcttggaggcgccactctcaactatgcaacttatgataaggaattgtatgccttggtgagagccttgcagacttggcagcattacttgtggcccaaggagtttgtgatacacacggatcatgagtctctcaagtacttgaaaggacagaacaagctcagcaagagacacgcaagatgggtagaattcatagaaacctttccttatgtcatcaagtacaaacaaggtaaagaaaacatagttgctgatgcactatctcgaag acatgatggattcctcttttatgataatagactgtgtgtgcctaattgctctttgagagacttgtttgttagggaatctcatggaggaagtctcatgggtcactttggtattgcaaagactcttaaaactttgcaggatcatttcttttggcctcggatgaaaagtgatgtggagaagctatgtgagagatgtgcaacttgcaagcaagctaagtctaaggttcagtctcacggtttgtatactcctctccctattccttatcatccttggaatgacatatctatggatttcattgttggattgcctagaactaggactggaaaggattctatctttgttgttgttgacaggttctcaaaaatggcacatttcatagcatgtcacaaaactgatgatgcattgcatatagctaatctgttctttaaggagattgtgcgtttacatggcatgcctagaaccatagtttctgatagagatactaagtttcttagttatttttggaaaactctttggtctaagctaggcactaagttgttgttctccactacttgtcatccgcaaactgatggacagactgaagtagttaatagaactctaggaacactcttgcgtgcattcattaaaaagaatctgaaatcttgggaagactatctgccacattgtgaatttgcatataatcatgctgtgcattctgcttctaagttttcaccctttgaaattgtttatgggttcaatcccacctctcctttggatttaattcctttacctgagt tttgggttcatttgagaaaagagaggtttcctaatgagaggaagtcaaagcttatgccaagaattgatggaccttttgagatcacaaagaagatcagcaacaatgcctacaagattgatctccaag atgaacctgatttgaggtcaaatccttttcaagagggaggggatgatatgatcatggaccagccagctgatggagatagagatggcgagtttagagatgaaccagctaaagaagatgaggtcttatCCATTCTtaaaggtcccatgactcgagccagagctaggaaactcaaagaagctattggaggactaatcaggaagtccttggag